In the genome of Aureimonas sp. OT7, one region contains:
- a CDS encoding porin codes for MNIKSLLLGSAAALVAVSGARAADAIVMVEPEPVEYVRVCDVYGTGFYYIPGTETCIKTSGYLRFQYNVAGSPAGNSEGDDYQALSSVRARLNLDVREETELGTLRAYFRLQAQNNGANPEDEFAMEQGYLQLGGFLAGYRDTLWSSDIGGIEDGLPTDDDLPIGDFNTNQISYTFATGGFAATLGLEDDGTGDIAPDVHGKLSYTGAWGGVFLSAVYDETFNAEDVNDLFGIDDLDLPAFFPFIPERDVDGSNDAFAIKAGLTLQDLLVADSTLKVDGHWASDPTSYAVISGFTSAGGILPSNATLENPTPGAFPLVLEWSVGAGYSQKFNRVTAGVSGRYGQTFDYAFVAPEVPGGYVFSSADYWAVVGDIGYDLTANMNVLAEVKYQNIDFGGVASDDQTSGFLRFQRNF; via the coding sequence ATGAACATCAAGAGCCTTCTTCTCGGCTCCGCTGCGGCTCTCGTCGCAGTATCCGGCGCGCGCGCTGCCGACGCCATTGTCATGGTCGAGCCCGAGCCGGTCGAATACGTCCGCGTTTGCGACGTTTACGGCACGGGCTTCTACTACATCCCGGGAACGGAAACCTGCATCAAGACCAGCGGTTACTTGCGTTTCCAGTACAACGTCGCGGGTAGCCCGGCTGGCAACTCCGAGGGTGACGACTACCAGGCTCTGTCCTCGGTTCGTGCCCGTCTGAACCTCGACGTTCGCGAAGAGACCGAACTCGGCACCCTGCGCGCCTACTTCCGTCTGCAGGCTCAGAACAACGGTGCAAACCCGGAAGACGAGTTCGCGATGGAGCAGGGCTACCTGCAGCTCGGCGGCTTCCTCGCTGGTTACCGCGACACGCTGTGGTCCTCGGACATCGGCGGCATCGAAGACGGTCTGCCGACCGACGACGATCTCCCGATCGGCGACTTCAACACCAACCAGATCTCCTACACCTTCGCGACGGGCGGCTTCGCTGCCACGCTGGGCCTGGAAGACGACGGCACGGGTGACATCGCTCCGGACGTCCACGGCAAGCTCTCCTACACGGGTGCCTGGGGTGGCGTGTTCCTCTCCGCCGTATACGACGAGACCTTCAACGCTGAAGACGTCAACGACCTGTTCGGCATCGACGACCTCGACCTGCCGGCCTTCTTCCCGTTCATTCCCGAGCGCGATGTCGACGGCAGCAACGACGCCTTCGCCATCAAGGCCGGCCTGACGCTGCAGGATCTCCTGGTTGCCGACTCGACCCTCAAGGTCGACGGTCACTGGGCTTCCGACCCGACGAGCTACGCCGTCATCAGCGGCTTCACCTCGGCCGGCGGCATCCTGCCGAGCAACGCGACGCTTGAGAACCCGACCCCGGGTGCCTTCCCGCTCGTCCTCGAATGGTCGGTCGGCGCTGGTTACTCGCAGAAGTTCAACCGCGTAACGGCCGGCGTTTCGGGCCGCTACGGCCAGACCTTCGACTACGCCTTCGTTGCTCCGGAAGTTCCGGGCGGCTACGTGTTCTCGTCGGCTGACTACTGGGCCGTCGTCGGCGACATCGGTTACGACCTGACCGCCAACATGAACGTCCTGGCCGAAGTGAAGTACCAGAACATCGACTTCGGTGGCGTTGCCTCCGACGACCAGACCTCTGGCTTCCTCCGCTTCCAGCGCAACTTCTAA
- a CDS encoding porin, which yields MNIKSLLLGSAAALVAVSGAAHAADAIVNAEPEPAEYVRVCDVYGKGFFYIPGTETCLKVGGYVRYQYDFNQNATIETGGVETGGGYEGLSKVRARLNFDVREETELGTLRGYVRLQAQNANGSDGATYQMKFGYLQLGGLTAGLYDSLWTSDIGGAEDGLLTDSDLAVGDRTANLVSYTYAMDGLTGTLSLENPVFSKEDRDADTDESFDVVAKIAYSAGWGGAYVAGVYDSDADVYYAPGLAPSDSEEGYAVKLGAWVDDLLLADSVFKVEGHYAPEKTDFATLDTDHLSREGIPLQWTAGAGYSVQFGKLGVAVAGRYGETFDSVVIPDGKALGVLDLVGNVGYDITKNLNLLTEVTYQNIEQPAQGTPASAKITEDRLGGFVRLQRNF from the coding sequence ATGAACATCAAGAGCCTACTTCTCGGCTCCGCCGCGGCCCTGGTCGCGGTATCCGGTGCCGCCCATGCGGCCGACGCCATCGTCAACGCCGAGCCCGAGCCGGCTGAATATGTCCGCGTCTGCGACGTCTACGGCAAGGGGTTCTTCTACATCCCGGGCACCGAGACCTGCTTGAAGGTCGGCGGCTATGTCCGCTACCAGTATGATTTCAACCAGAACGCCACGATCGAGACGGGCGGCGTCGAGACGGGCGGCGGCTATGAGGGCCTGTCCAAGGTTCGTGCCCGCCTGAACTTCGACGTCCGCGAAGAGACCGAGCTCGGCACGCTGCGCGGTTACGTCCGCCTCCAGGCCCAGAACGCGAATGGTTCCGACGGCGCCACCTACCAGATGAAGTTCGGCTACCTGCAGCTCGGCGGTCTGACTGCCGGCCTGTACGACTCGCTGTGGACGTCGGATATCGGCGGAGCCGAAGACGGCCTTCTCACCGATTCGGACCTGGCGGTCGGCGATCGTACGGCGAACCTGGTTTCCTACACCTATGCGATGGACGGCCTGACCGGCACGCTGAGCCTGGAAAACCCGGTCTTCTCGAAGGAAGATCGTGACGCCGACACCGACGAAAGCTTCGACGTCGTCGCCAAGATCGCCTACAGCGCAGGCTGGGGCGGTGCATACGTCGCCGGCGTCTACGACTCCGACGCCGATGTCTATTATGCTCCGGGCCTGGCTCCGTCGGACTCCGAGGAAGGCTATGCCGTCAAGCTCGGCGCCTGGGTCGACGACCTGCTGCTGGCCGACTCGGTATTCAAGGTCGAGGGTCACTACGCTCCGGAAAAGACGGACTTCGCCACGCTCGACACTGATCACCTCTCGCGTGAAGGCATTCCGCTGCAGTGGACGGCCGGTGCTGGCTACAGCGTACAGTTCGGCAAGCTCGGCGTTGCAGTCGCAGGTCGCTACGGCGAGACGTTCGACAGCGTCGTCATCCCGGATGGCAAGGCGCTCGGCGTCCTCGACCTGGTTGGTAACGTCGGCTACGACATCACCAAGAACCTGAACCTCCTGACCGAGGTGACTTACCAGAACATCGAGCAGCCCGCCCAGGGCACGCCGGCTTCTGCCAAGATCACCGAAGACAGGCTCGGCGGCTTCGTCCGTCTGCAGCGCAACTTCTAA
- a CDS encoding ATP-binding protein: MTMQIRSIRIESFASIRQMEIAGLEAGLNIVVGDNEAGKSTVLTALRAAFFHRHRAQTDAVREFMPYDGIGRPEVAVEFRLDSVDYTLTKSFLARPQAQLAWPGGRLEGDAVEDRLAELIGFSHPQRGAPKLAEHQGAFGLLWIQQGRAPEGVDVGAARNMLAASLEGEMGHFIGGGQGEAMLAAARALQDRFFTATLRVRTDSPLRQAEDELAALRRSLAELEELKRRYEAKLERLGDRRRLLARYELEDVVGKADKDLAVAQNTARRVAGLQEAHRLAERAVDQARQNLLRAVELVERRLALRAERDAAIEAVQAAAQEQQDCRGKLSLAKEQVEAADAAVAEARRAEEAAEEAERHRSRDAEVQRLAAALADLRGRREAVLRAMAIQAGSEPSGDGEPMDKAALDRIEAAFLALREAEIRLSAASAHIRFEPAGPASILDASGHAVALGADLPVSGTAHFDIEGFGAIVVKAGGETEEFVRRVDEARRNWLRLAGRHGVETLDEARASYDRSQEQAAQRRQAAAEIARLAPAGLAALELEIASLEKRHGQVGGEMASDRPAPPLSREQAAAARRSAEDASARARGFLAALSEQAVRADVRHEHAVARAAQAHAGLESATDAEPLEKLQDDVAAAEREVIATEAALAARARDAATSDPEVARLELDRAGRAREQLVRTLRDLSQEVHGLEGELRVEGASALEERISRLEGEIEHAERRVARLSVEAEASRLLYSTLEECRSEARERWLGPLKEKVAPYLRLVQPGGIVEFDDATMDVRSIVRNGIEEPFHRLSHGAREQVAVVTRLAIAEILREAGHPAFVILDDALVNTDEKRLARMHLALGRAAASMQVIVLTCRERDFIGLGASLHRI, encoded by the coding sequence ATGACCATGCAGATCAGGTCGATACGCATCGAAAGCTTCGCCTCCATCCGCCAGATGGAGATTGCCGGCCTGGAGGCCGGCCTCAATATCGTCGTCGGGGACAACGAGGCCGGCAAATCCACGGTGCTCACGGCCTTGCGCGCGGCCTTCTTCCACCGCCACAGGGCGCAGACGGACGCGGTCCGCGAATTCATGCCCTATGACGGCATCGGACGGCCGGAAGTCGCGGTGGAGTTTCGCCTCGACTCGGTGGACTACACTTTGACGAAATCGTTTCTGGCGCGGCCCCAGGCACAGCTTGCCTGGCCGGGCGGCCGGCTGGAGGGTGACGCCGTCGAGGATCGGCTGGCCGAACTCATCGGTTTTTCCCACCCGCAGCGCGGGGCTCCAAAACTGGCCGAGCATCAGGGCGCTTTCGGTCTTCTCTGGATTCAGCAGGGGCGGGCGCCGGAGGGCGTCGATGTCGGTGCCGCCCGGAACATGCTGGCGGCATCGCTCGAAGGTGAGATGGGGCATTTCATCGGCGGCGGTCAGGGCGAGGCCATGCTGGCCGCGGCCCGCGCCCTGCAGGACAGGTTCTTCACGGCAACGCTTCGGGTCCGTACGGATTCGCCGCTGCGGCAGGCCGAGGACGAACTGGCCGCCCTGCGCCGCTCGCTTGCTGAGCTGGAGGAGCTGAAGCGGCGCTATGAGGCGAAGCTCGAACGGCTGGGGGACCGCAGGCGGCTTCTGGCCCGCTATGAGCTGGAAGACGTCGTCGGCAAGGCCGACAAGGACCTCGCCGTGGCGCAGAACACCGCACGGCGTGTGGCCGGGCTGCAGGAGGCGCACAGGCTGGCGGAGCGTGCCGTGGATCAGGCGCGACAAAACCTGTTGCGGGCCGTGGAACTGGTCGAGCGCCGGCTGGCGCTTCGAGCCGAGCGCGACGCGGCGATCGAAGCCGTGCAGGCGGCGGCACAGGAGCAGCAGGACTGTCGAGGCAAGCTATCCCTTGCCAAAGAGCAGGTCGAGGCCGCGGACGCAGCCGTAGCGGAAGCTCGCCGCGCCGAAGAGGCGGCGGAAGAGGCCGAACGTCACCGCAGCCGCGATGCGGAGGTGCAGCGGCTGGCTGCGGCACTGGCCGACCTGCGGGGCCGGCGGGAGGCCGTGCTGCGCGCCATGGCGATCCAGGCCGGCAGCGAGCCGTCCGGCGATGGCGAGCCGATGGACAAGGCTGCCCTGGACCGGATCGAGGCGGCGTTCCTCGCATTGCGGGAGGCCGAGATTCGCCTTTCGGCGGCGTCGGCACATATCCGCTTCGAGCCGGCCGGGCCGGCGAGCATCCTCGATGCATCCGGCCATGCGGTTGCCCTCGGTGCGGACCTGCCCGTGTCCGGCACGGCGCATTTCGACATCGAGGGATTTGGCGCCATCGTCGTCAAGGCCGGTGGTGAGACGGAAGAATTCGTCCGCCGCGTGGACGAGGCGCGGCGCAATTGGCTTCGGCTCGCCGGGCGCCATGGTGTCGAAACCCTCGACGAGGCCCGCGCATCATACGACCGCTCGCAGGAGCAAGCCGCGCAACGACGACAGGCGGCGGCGGAGATTGCGCGCCTTGCGCCCGCCGGGCTTGCGGCACTGGAGCTGGAGATCGCATCGCTGGAGAAGCGACACGGCCAAGTTGGCGGAGAGATGGCGTCCGATCGGCCTGCGCCGCCGCTTTCGAGAGAGCAGGCCGCGGCTGCGCGTCGCAGCGCCGAGGATGCATCGGCCCGCGCCCGTGGCTTCCTTGCGGCCTTGTCCGAGCAGGCGGTGCGGGCGGACGTCCGGCACGAACATGCCGTCGCACGGGCAGCCCAGGCGCATGCCGGCCTCGAAAGTGCCACCGATGCCGAGCCGCTGGAAAAGCTGCAGGACGACGTCGCCGCCGCCGAGCGGGAGGTGATCGCCACGGAGGCCGCCCTTGCGGCCCGGGCGCGGGACGCTGCAACGTCCGACCCGGAAGTCGCACGGCTGGAACTGGACCGCGCAGGACGGGCACGAGAGCAACTGGTTCGTACGCTGCGCGATCTTTCGCAGGAAGTGCATGGGCTGGAAGGCGAGCTTCGGGTCGAAGGGGCGTCGGCGCTGGAAGAGCGCATTTCACGGCTGGAAGGCGAGATCGAACATGCGGAGCGCCGCGTGGCGCGCCTGTCGGTGGAAGCGGAAGCCTCCCGTCTTCTCTACTCCACATTGGAGGAATGCCGCAGCGAGGCGCGTGAACGGTGGCTCGGCCCGTTGAAGGAAAAAGTCGCGCCCTATCTGCGTCTCGTTCAGCCGGGTGGCATCGTCGAATTCGACGATGCCACGATGGACGTCCGCAGCATCGTGCGCAACGGCATCGAGGAACCGTTCCACCGGCTCTCCCATGGCGCGCGGGAGCAGGTCGCGGTGGTTACCCGGCTCGCCATCGCCGAAATCCTGCGCGAGGCCGGCCATCCGGCCTTCGTCATTCTCGACGACGCCCTCGTCAACACGGACGAAAAGCGTCTGGCGCGCATGCACCTGGCGCTGGGGCGCGCCGCGGCCTCCATGCAGGTGATCGTGCTGACCTGCCGGGAGCGGGACTTCATCGGACTCGGCGCTTCGCTGCATCGCATCTGA
- a CDS encoding DNA repair exonuclease, with protein sequence MIRFLHTADWQIGKPFGGFEPDVRAELRAERFAVVARIAALARDEGCAAILVAGDAFDDNTIGDKDIVRTLDAMAGFPGPWVMLPGNHDAALPVSVWTRIRAGGAVPVDLRIADTPDVTMLADGRLAVLAAPLTRRHEGQDVTGWFDQAETPAGAARVGLAHGAVANRLPEAAESGNPISDRRAEAAQLDYLALGDWHGFLEVAPRTVYSGAPEADRFGSNAPGHAALVEIAMPGEGARVRRLDTGRLHWASLEVSVDNATEALDEAMARLADPLRSLVSLKLAGTVSLHGRMAMQDRLSYWRSRLFALRTDDAGLYDRPEAADFERMEITGFVRAAMERLRARAEDAADPQREAAALALRLAYVEHRRQQAGA encoded by the coding sequence ATGATTCGGTTTCTGCACACCGCAGACTGGCAGATCGGCAAGCCCTTCGGCGGCTTCGAGCCGGACGTCCGGGCCGAACTGCGGGCAGAGCGGTTTGCCGTGGTGGCGCGCATCGCGGCTCTGGCCCGCGACGAAGGCTGCGCCGCCATACTGGTGGCCGGTGACGCTTTCGACGACAACACGATCGGCGACAAAGACATCGTCCGCACGCTCGACGCCATGGCCGGCTTTCCCGGCCCATGGGTCATGCTGCCGGGCAACCACGATGCCGCCTTGCCGGTGTCCGTATGGACGCGGATACGGGCCGGTGGCGCGGTGCCGGTGGATCTGCGGATTGCCGATACACCGGATGTCACCATGCTGGCCGATGGCCGTCTGGCGGTTCTGGCCGCGCCCCTGACCCGGCGGCACGAGGGACAGGATGTGACGGGCTGGTTCGACCAGGCCGAGACGCCGGCCGGCGCGGCGCGCGTCGGGCTGGCCCATGGCGCGGTGGCCAACCGGCTCCCGGAGGCTGCGGAAAGCGGCAACCCGATTTCCGACAGGCGGGCGGAGGCGGCCCAACTCGACTATCTGGCCCTCGGCGACTGGCACGGCTTCCTGGAAGTCGCGCCGCGCACCGTCTATAGCGGCGCGCCGGAAGCCGATCGCTTCGGCTCCAATGCGCCGGGCCATGCCGCTTTGGTGGAGATCGCCATGCCGGGCGAGGGGGCCAGGGTTCGCCGCCTCGATACCGGCCGGCTGCACTGGGCCTCGCTAGAGGTCTCCGTGGACAACGCGACAGAAGCCTTGGACGAGGCCATGGCCCGCCTGGCCGATCCGCTGCGCAGTCTCGTATCGCTGAAGCTGGCCGGCACGGTTTCCCTGCATGGACGCATGGCGATGCAGGACAGGCTGTCTTATTGGCGCTCGCGGCTCTTTGCCTTGCGCACCGACGATGCCGGCCTTTACGATCGGCCGGAAGCCGCCGATTTCGAACGGATGGAGATAACCGGTTTCGTGCGCGCCGCCATGGAGCGCCTGCGTGCCCGCGCCGAGGATGCGGCCGACCCGCAGCGTGAGGCTGCGGCGCTGGCGTTGCGCCTGGCCTATGTGGAACACCGCCGGCAGCAGGCCGGCGCATGA
- the ligD gene encoding DNA ligase D, which produces MSGPLQFNRPIGFEAMNDSLLSPYRKKRDFERTSEPTGGSASADGLLFVVQKHDATRLHYDFRVEWDGVLKSWAVTRGPSLDPADKRLAVQTEDHPMDYGSFEGTIPKGQYGGGTVMLWDTGTWEPVGDAARGFADGHIKMQLHGTKMTGLWALVRMKRRPGEKRDNWLLIKEKDDVASTSRDILRLDRSAKTGRTLHQIASGAAAGTSSAGKSSARKPPARKEKPAALPGFRPVQLATLSSKPPTSDAWLHEVKYDGYRILIARGGDKVRLYTRNGKDWTDKFGALLRHVEALPAKSFLIDGEVVAFDGAGRTDFSALQEALTDGGALSCFCFDLLEHDGMDLTGKPLTERKAALETLMAGTHGSALHYSPHILGHGADVLAELCSKGLEGVVSKRADAPYTAGRSKAWLKSKCGRRQEFVIGGYSTSDKPGRPFSSILVGVHEGKRFVYRGRVGSGFDGKALDDLAERFASLARKDSPFEAVPADIRRGAHYLDPALVAEIDFAELTREGHIRHGVYKGLRDDKPAARVVEEKPMDEVKPRARGRSKAEGKPGDVAGVRLTSPERIVFEGQGITKRDLAEYYVLVAERMLVHAARRPLSLVRCPQGGQKACFFQKHDTGGFPPQMGHVDIREKDGAQAVYLSLDGLGSVLAAVQMGTMEFHIWGAHNDDVDKPDRLVFDLDPDESLGFSDVRQAALDLRDRLADGGLTSFPMVTGGKGIHLVLPLVRRQDWQTLKDFARGFAEAAVREEPDRFVATMSKARRKGRIFIDWLRNERGSTAIAPYSTRARKDAPVATPVSWDELGALTSAAAFHLGDMARRIEQADPWADYALVRQSITRRMVRTLS; this is translated from the coding sequence ATGTCCGGACCTCTGCAGTTCAACCGGCCGATCGGATTTGAGGCGATGAACGACTCGCTGCTTTCCCCCTATCGCAAGAAGCGCGACTTCGAGCGCACCAGCGAGCCGACCGGCGGCTCCGCCTCGGCGGATGGCCTTCTCTTTGTGGTTCAGAAGCATGACGCCACGCGGCTGCATTACGATTTCCGGGTGGAATGGGACGGCGTCCTGAAAAGCTGGGCGGTGACGCGCGGACCCAGCCTCGACCCTGCGGACAAGCGTCTGGCGGTCCAGACGGAAGACCATCCGATGGACTACGGGTCTTTCGAAGGCACCATACCCAAGGGCCAGTATGGCGGCGGAACGGTGATGCTGTGGGATACCGGCACCTGGGAGCCGGTCGGTGACGCCGCCAGGGGTTTTGCCGACGGCCATATAAAGATGCAGCTTCACGGGACGAAGATGACGGGCCTGTGGGCCCTCGTCCGCATGAAGCGGCGGCCGGGCGAAAAGCGCGACAACTGGCTGCTGATCAAGGAAAAGGACGATGTCGCCAGCACCAGCCGCGATATCCTGCGCCTCGACCGAAGTGCGAAGACGGGCCGTACCCTGCACCAGATCGCATCGGGCGCCGCCGCCGGCACATCCTCTGCCGGCAAATCCTCTGCCAGGAAGCCTCCCGCCCGCAAGGAGAAGCCGGCTGCGTTGCCGGGATTTCGTCCTGTCCAGCTGGCGACGCTCTCCAGTAAGCCGCCGACGAGCGACGCATGGCTGCATGAGGTGAAATACGACGGCTACCGGATCCTGATCGCGCGGGGCGGAGACAAGGTCCGGCTTTATACGCGCAACGGCAAGGACTGGACCGACAAGTTCGGCGCGCTGCTACGGCATGTCGAGGCGCTGCCGGCGAAAAGCTTCCTTATCGACGGGGAGGTCGTTGCCTTCGATGGCGCGGGACGAACGGACTTCTCGGCCCTGCAGGAAGCGTTGACCGATGGCGGGGCGCTGTCGTGCTTCTGCTTCGACCTCCTCGAGCACGACGGAATGGACCTGACCGGCAAGCCGCTGACAGAGCGCAAGGCCGCTTTGGAAACCCTGATGGCGGGCACGCACGGATCTGCCCTTCACTACAGCCCGCATATCCTGGGCCATGGGGCGGATGTACTCGCCGAATTGTGCAGCAAGGGCCTGGAGGGTGTCGTCTCGAAGCGCGCCGACGCGCCTTATACCGCTGGCAGGTCCAAAGCGTGGCTGAAATCGAAATGCGGCCGCCGGCAGGAATTCGTCATCGGCGGCTATTCCACCTCGGACAAGCCCGGCCGCCCATTCTCGTCCATCCTTGTGGGCGTGCATGAGGGAAAAAGGTTCGTCTATCGCGGCCGCGTCGGCTCCGGCTTCGACGGCAAGGCCCTCGACGATCTCGCGGAGCGCTTCGCATCCCTGGCGCGCAAGGACAGCCCGTTCGAAGCCGTGCCGGCCGACATACGTCGCGGCGCGCATTACCTGGACCCCGCGCTGGTGGCGGAGATCGATTTCGCCGAGCTCACCCGCGAGGGCCATATCCGCCATGGTGTCTACAAGGGATTGCGCGACGACAAGCCGGCCGCGCGGGTGGTGGAGGAAAAGCCGATGGACGAGGTGAAGCCGCGCGCCAGGGGGCGCAGCAAGGCCGAGGGCAAGCCCGGCGACGTGGCCGGGGTCCGGCTGACATCGCCGGAGCGGATCGTCTTCGAGGGACAGGGCATCACCAAGCGCGATCTGGCCGAATACTACGTCCTGGTGGCCGAGCGCATGCTGGTCCATGCGGCCAGACGGCCGCTGTCACTGGTGCGCTGCCCGCAAGGCGGCCAGAAGGCCTGCTTTTTCCAGAAGCACGACACGGGCGGATTTCCACCGCAGATGGGACATGTCGATATCCGCGAGAAGGATGGCGCACAGGCCGTCTACCTGTCTCTGGATGGGCTGGGCAGCGTGCTGGCCGCCGTACAGATGGGCACGATGGAATTTCACATCTGGGGCGCGCATAATGACGATGTGGACAAGCCGGACCGGCTTGTCTTCGACCTCGACCCCGATGAGTCCCTGGGCTTTTCCGATGTCCGTCAGGCGGCGCTGGATCTGCGCGACAGACTGGCCGATGGCGGGTTGACGAGCTTTCCGATGGTGACGGGCGGCAAGGGCATCCACCTCGTTCTTCCGCTGGTGCGGCGGCAGGACTGGCAGACGCTGAAGGATTTCGCGCGGGGTTTTGCCGAAGCCGCGGTTCGCGAGGAGCCGGACCGCTTCGTGGCGACGATGTCCAAGGCGCGCCGTAAGGGACGCATCTTCATCGACTGGCTGCGCAACGAGCGCGGTTCGACCGCCATCGCCCCCTATTCCACGCGCGCCCGCAAGGATGCCCCGGTTGCCACGCCCGTAAGCTGGGACGAACTCGGCGCGCTGACATCCGCAGCGGCGTTCCACCTCGGGGATATGGCCCGGCGTATCGAACAGGCCGACCCATGGGCCGATTACGCTCTCGTGCGCCAGTCGATTACGCGTCGCATGGTGCGGACATTGTCTTGA
- a CDS encoding gamma carbonic anhydrase family protein, with amino-acid sequence MTIYALGGQSPELPPAGAFWIAPGAHVIGRVRIGDDVGIWFGSVLRGDNEWIEVGAGSNVQENCVLHTDPGFALTIGTGCTIGHGAVVHGCTIGDNCLIGMGATILNGARIGNNCIVGAGALVTEKKEFPDNSLIVGSPAKVIRTLDAAAEEALRMSAQKYVQNWRRFSRDLQPAEG; translated from the coding sequence ATGACGATCTATGCCTTGGGCGGCCAGTCGCCCGAGTTGCCGCCGGCGGGCGCGTTCTGGATTGCGCCGGGCGCGCATGTCATCGGGCGGGTGCGCATAGGCGACGATGTCGGAATATGGTTCGGCAGCGTCCTGCGTGGCGATAATGAGTGGATCGAGGTCGGCGCCGGCAGCAATGTGCAGGAAAACTGCGTTCTTCATACCGATCCCGGGTTTGCGTTGACGATCGGCACGGGCTGCACCATCGGTCACGGTGCCGTCGTGCACGGCTGCACCATCGGCGACAATTGCCTGATCGGCATGGGTGCCACCATCCTGAACGGGGCGCGCATCGGCAACAACTGCATCGTCGGGGCCGGCGCGCTGGTGACCGAGAAGAAAGAGTTTCCGGACAACAGCCTCATCGTCGGTTCTCCGGCGAAGGTGATCCGCACCTTGGACGCCGCCGCTGAAGAAGCGTTGCGCATGTCCGCTCAGAAATATGTCCAGAACTGGCGGCGCTTTTCCCGCGATCTGCAGCCGGCCGAGGGTTGA
- a CDS encoding pyridoxal phosphate-dependent aminotransferase: MQDFLTDIARGLPATVPFVGPEALERRLGLRFKARIGANESTFGPSPAVIEAMGRAAAESWAYGDPEQYEIKAAIAAHHGVEIGNVAVGEGVDGLLGLTVQLTIAPGDRVVTSLGAYPTFNYHVAGHGGQLDFVPYADDREDPAALLERARAVRPKLLYFANPDNPTGSWWNAQTVERLMDGVPAGTLLVLDEAYSDLAPADALPALLPFRDNVLRFRTFSKAYGMAGVRVGYVLGPATLIAEFDKVRNHFGVSRMAQAGAVAALADQAYLQSTVGRIVAARQTLSDIARRNGLTPLPSATNFVAIDCGRDGNFARLILQGVLERGIFIRMPGVAPLDRMIRVTVGTEEELALFETALAGALADAREKAA, encoded by the coding sequence ATGCAGGATTTTCTTACCGACATCGCGCGCGGACTGCCCGCAACGGTACCTTTCGTCGGGCCGGAAGCACTGGAGCGGCGGCTTGGCCTGCGCTTCAAGGCCCGGATCGGCGCAAACGAAAGCACGTTCGGCCCGTCTCCGGCCGTCATCGAGGCGATGGGGCGGGCGGCGGCCGAAAGCTGGGCCTATGGCGACCCGGAGCAGTACGAGATCAAGGCCGCCATCGCCGCGCATCACGGCGTGGAGATCGGCAATGTGGCCGTGGGTGAAGGCGTCGACGGCCTGCTTGGCCTGACGGTGCAACTGACGATCGCGCCGGGCGACCGGGTGGTGACCTCGCTTGGGGCTTACCCGACCTTCAACTACCACGTTGCGGGGCATGGCGGTCAGCTCGACTTCGTTCCCTATGCGGACGACCGCGAAGATCCGGCGGCGTTGCTGGAGCGCGCGCGCGCGGTGCGGCCCAAGCTGCTCTACTTCGCCAACCCCGACAATCCGACAGGCTCGTGGTGGAATGCGCAAACGGTCGAGCGGCTGATGGACGGCGTTCCGGCCGGAACGCTGCTCGTCCTCGACGAAGCCTATAGCGACCTTGCCCCCGCCGACGCGCTGCCCGCGCTCTTGCCCTTCCGGGACAATGTGTTGCGCTTCCGCACGTTCTCAAAGGCCTATGGAATGGCCGGCGTACGGGTCGGATACGTGCTCGGCCCGGCGACGCTGATCGCCGAATTCGACAAGGTGCGAAACCATTTCGGCGTGTCGCGCATGGCGCAGGCCGGGGCGGTGGCCGCATTGGCGGACCAGGCATACCTGCAAAGCACCGTCGGCAGGATCGTCGCGGCACGCCAGACCCTGTCGGATATCGCGCGGCGCAATGGGCTGACGCCGCTTCCCTCCGCCACCAACTTCGTTGCCATCGACTGCGGACGCGACGGCAATTTCGCGCGGCTGATATTGCAGGGTGTGCTGGAACGCGGCATCTTCATCCGTATGCCGGGTGTCGCCCCGCTGGATCGGATGATCCGCGTGACGGTGGGCACGGAGGAAGAGCTGGCGCTGTTCGAGACCGCCCTTGCGGGCGCTCTCGCCGATGCCCGGGAAAAAGCGGCCTGA
- a CDS encoding DUF2147 domain-containing protein, protein MALCLASAGGGALAAEPIVGNWKTENGTTVAFQDCGGAFCARIQTGEFKGREIGRMSGKGNAYTGTVTDPRSNKTYEGSATIAGNALELKGCVAKVFCRSQHWTR, encoded by the coding sequence ATGGCCCTGTGCCTTGCGTCGGCAGGCGGGGGTGCGTTGGCGGCCGAGCCGATCGTCGGCAACTGGAAGACGGAAAACGGAACCACCGTGGCGTTCCAGGACTGCGGCGGGGCCTTTTGCGCACGCATCCAGACGGGCGAGTTCAAGGGCCGCGAGATCGGCCGAATGAGCGGCAAAGGCAATGCCTACACCGGCACGGTCACCGATCCGCGCAGCAACAAAACCTATGAGGGCAGCGCCACGATCGCCGGCAATGCGCTGGAACTGAAGGGTTGCGTCGCAAAGGTTTTCTGCCGGTCGCAGCACTGGACGCGCTGA